A genomic region of Alicyclobacillus sp. SO9 contains the following coding sequences:
- a CDS encoding ATP-binding protein has translation MAYARPESKLRIGSILEVDGTHVIAELDSNIDELTRVHNAHVYSIGQYGSILKIYFGERILFMFVSRLRLKTELEGERGSYTPKADDSRILEADLFGEGVWATDDSGKYALKFERGVSTYPLPQQSVYLTTSTELKDIYRSTNSEDAIPIGTYVGSASVQCFASIDDLFGKHSAILGSTGSGKSAAVSVLLHAVQNFRISEGIDWHPHIIILDPHDEYSTAFPNAARLVSDEGSLHIPYWLLNLQELLDLFIGKTEFQATSQTNILKNAIQKSRVDGTTNLNIDKTKISVDSPVPFSLETLIQYIKDDMPPQPSKQDKHQSLLNKIDALRRDSRLSFLMNEWSSESDEISVILSQFINRDDPMRIVDLSGIPSDVGGIIAAVISRLLFMYKLWQKPDERKGDPVLIVCEEAHRYVPNRGEAEYTAAQDAIRRIAKEGRKYGLGLLLVSQRPSELEATVLSQCNTWLVLRLTNSEDQAHVIRFLPDSLRSLTKVLPGLRRREAIFVGQAAPVPARILMDDLESWKLPRSQDISFLEGWRSDPVDGGDLDSVIERWRYQVRTELEGGSPGE, from the coding sequence ATGGCGTATGCGAGACCTGAAAGCAAACTAAGGATTGGGTCTATTCTCGAAGTGGATGGTACACATGTAATTGCCGAACTCGATAGCAATATTGATGAGTTGACAAGAGTTCATAACGCACATGTTTATTCAATAGGACAGTACGGGTCAATACTGAAGATATACTTTGGAGAACGCATTCTCTTTATGTTCGTCTCTAGGCTTAGGTTAAAAACAGAATTAGAAGGAGAACGGGGTAGCTATACACCCAAAGCTGATGACTCTCGTATTTTGGAAGCTGACTTGTTTGGTGAAGGTGTGTGGGCTACTGACGATTCAGGCAAGTACGCTCTGAAGTTTGAACGGGGAGTAAGTACCTACCCTTTACCCCAACAAAGCGTTTACCTCACAACGAGCACGGAATTAAAAGATATTTACCGCTCAACCAATTCTGAGGATGCCATTCCAATTGGAACGTATGTCGGATCCGCTTCAGTTCAATGTTTTGCAAGCATTGATGATTTGTTTGGAAAGCACTCCGCAATTCTAGGGTCCACGGGTTCGGGCAAGTCTGCGGCTGTTTCTGTATTACTGCATGCAGTGCAAAATTTCCGGATATCAGAAGGAATCGACTGGCACCCCCACATCATAATTTTAGACCCACACGATGAATATTCAACTGCTTTTCCTAACGCAGCGAGGCTAGTGTCTGACGAAGGAAGCCTGCATATTCCATATTGGTTGTTAAATTTGCAAGAACTATTAGATTTATTTATAGGTAAGACTGAATTTCAAGCTACATCCCAAACTAACATCTTAAAAAATGCTATCCAGAAATCCAGAGTGGACGGGACCACGAATCTTAACATCGATAAGACGAAAATCAGCGTAGACTCACCGGTTCCATTCTCACTTGAGACTCTAATTCAATACATAAAGGATGACATGCCGCCACAGCCGTCGAAACAAGATAAACATCAGTCGCTTTTGAACAAGATTGATGCCCTACGACGAGATTCAAGACTCAGTTTCTTAATGAACGAATGGAGTAGTGAGTCCGATGAAATATCGGTCATCCTATCTCAATTCATTAACCGTGACGATCCCATGCGAATTGTCGATTTATCAGGAATACCAAGCGACGTTGGGGGAATCATCGCTGCTGTCATTTCACGACTCTTGTTCATGTATAAATTGTGGCAAAAACCGGACGAACGAAAGGGTGACCCGGTACTCATCGTCTGTGAAGAAGCACATCGCTACGTGCCCAATAGAGGGGAAGCAGAATACACAGCGGCTCAAGACGCCATTCGACGCATTGCAAAAGAAGGGAGAAAGTACGGGCTTGGACTGTTATTAGTGTCACAGCGCCCCAGTGAATTAGAGGCCACCGTGCTTTCCCAATGCAACACCTGGCTTGTGCTTCGCTTGACCAACTCTGAAGACCAAGCTCATGTTATTCGCTTTCTTCCAGATTCGTTGCGTTCTCTCACCAAAGTCTTACCTGGGCTCAGACGCAGAGAAGCTATTTTTGTCGGACAAGCTGCACCCGTGCCAGCAAGAATATTGATGGATGACTTAGAATCCTGGAAACTGCCTCGGTCACAGGACATATCGTTCTTGGAGGGCTGGAGAAGTGACCCTGTTGACGGAGGAGATTTAGATAGTGTTATTGAACGATGGCGCTATCAGGTTCGAACAGAGTTAGAGGGAGGTTCCCCCGGTGAATAA
- a CDS encoding TOPRIM nucleotidyl transferase/hydrolase domain-containing protein → MRITRIFARHFLSFGDSFEFTFQSQKGTVLVGPNGHGKSNVLRLLKTLLDVLESRYLNLEEPALYASRYADFGKEIRSYEIGFDFALHSATERDLLQKFIRDLISFPNYEVFRRICVDSNEKNVEPIPERRIAVQNFLLNYLEIPEDFCLDNGTLRYRVEPSDPHNSRLDIEFPDMGLIIPLRDGILIPKVNNGSYSGKPLSQVYFESLPEKTFKQLQSFLAGETSTMPTFSKLNMKLISKTIRDNSLNVDLELNRREQQKETSYIRLSLLQALKVALHGSEIVKLSDLYRKLISESIFIMDSWHQNTEVILRPCTPDVSLIQNRELPLYLFLMKNGTFSERTKYDTIRSQFRNLTGAEMDVIVKHRTRILRQNETVEEQYITLTTNEDIPMSFSGSGREQVITLLTLAQLDQHIIGIDEPERNLHPWFQSRIGIEWIDSLTQHLVITHSPFIAASFGIEQIRRVYMSNKWSAVTNSIDSHQISKSGLKRLTQSSDDFLFLFAKCVILVEGYGEIFGLPIWLNQWTNREFGLSAEALGIHIQNATGKSRITSFISLYKQFHIPWVALYDADILRKFNNKGEELSENKKIFRELASMGLMQEDEITLGEKSEIDKFPIGTDNNIFLRGNKLSDKWETLKVDPDLKQEARDTVGKGPQMWQYIADHMKVPKEFETLFARARELGNVTQ, encoded by the coding sequence ATGCGTATCACTAGAATCTTCGCACGTCATTTCTTATCATTCGGCGACAGTTTCGAATTTACATTTCAATCACAAAAAGGAACAGTTCTAGTTGGGCCGAACGGTCACGGAAAATCAAACGTTTTACGCCTCTTGAAAACACTGCTAGACGTCCTTGAGAGTCGTTACCTTAATTTAGAAGAACCTGCCCTATATGCATCACGCTATGCAGACTTCGGCAAGGAAATTCGTTCATATGAGATCGGATTTGACTTTGCGCTACACTCAGCAACCGAAAGAGATTTGTTACAAAAGTTTATAAGAGACCTCATTTCTTTCCCGAACTATGAGGTGTTTCGTAGAATTTGTGTTGACTCTAATGAAAAAAATGTAGAACCGATACCAGAACGACGTATCGCCGTCCAAAATTTCTTACTTAATTATCTTGAAATTCCTGAAGACTTTTGTCTGGACAATGGGACACTACGTTATAGAGTAGAGCCGTCTGACCCCCACAATTCTCGCTTGGATATCGAATTCCCCGATATGGGTCTAATTATTCCGTTACGAGATGGGATACTGATCCCTAAAGTCAACAACGGATCTTATTCCGGAAAGCCGCTTTCACAGGTCTACTTTGAGTCGTTGCCAGAAAAAACTTTTAAACAATTACAATCGTTTCTTGCAGGAGAAACATCGACTATGCCGACCTTCTCTAAACTAAATATGAAGCTCATATCAAAAACGATTAGAGACAACTCTCTAAATGTTGACTTGGAGTTGAATCGTCGTGAGCAACAAAAGGAGACATCTTACATACGTTTGAGCCTTCTTCAGGCATTGAAAGTGGCTTTACACGGTTCTGAAATCGTCAAGCTGTCAGACTTGTATCGTAAATTGATATCTGAAAGTATTTTTATCATGGATAGTTGGCACCAAAACACAGAGGTGATTTTACGTCCCTGCACCCCAGATGTCTCTTTGATACAAAATAGAGAGCTACCCCTGTACCTATTTTTAATGAAGAATGGGACTTTTAGTGAGCGAACAAAATATGACACAATCCGCTCCCAGTTCAGAAACCTCACTGGAGCGGAAATGGACGTTATAGTAAAACATCGAACCCGAATCTTGAGACAAAACGAAACTGTAGAAGAACAGTATATTACCCTCACTACTAACGAAGATATTCCTATGTCGTTTAGCGGATCCGGTCGTGAACAAGTGATAACACTACTAACATTGGCTCAACTAGACCAGCACATCATCGGCATAGATGAACCTGAACGTAACCTTCATCCCTGGTTTCAAAGTAGAATTGGCATAGAATGGATTGACAGCCTAACACAGCACTTGGTAATCACGCACTCTCCATTTATTGCGGCATCGTTCGGAATCGAGCAAATTCGACGAGTTTATATGTCAAACAAATGGTCTGCTGTAACTAACTCTATTGACTCACACCAAATATCAAAGTCCGGACTGAAGCGCCTAACTCAATCTTCGGACGATTTTCTTTTCCTATTTGCAAAGTGCGTAATACTCGTTGAAGGATATGGAGAAATCTTCGGTCTGCCGATTTGGTTGAATCAATGGACAAATAGGGAATTTGGTCTCAGTGCAGAGGCTCTGGGAATACACATCCAAAATGCAACAGGTAAGAGTAGGATTACCTCTTTCATTAGTTTATATAAACAGTTTCACATCCCCTGGGTTGCCCTGTATGATGCGGATATCTTACGAAAATTCAACAATAAAGGGGAAGAACTTTCAGAGAACAAGAAAATATTCCGAGAACTCGCCTCTATGGGGTTGATGCAGGAGGATGAGATCACGTTAGGAGAGAAGAGCGAAATTGACAAATTTCCAATAGGAACCGACAACAACATCTTTTTAAGAGGCAACAAGCTATCCGATAAGTGGGAGACCCTCAAGGTAGATCCAGACTTAAAGCAAGAGGCAAGAGACACCGTTGGAAAGGGACCTCAGATGTGGCAATACATTGCGGACCATATGAAAGTCCCGAAAGAGTTTGAAACTCTTTTTGCACGAGCCCGTGAGTTGGGGAATGTAACACAGTAA